The nucleotide sequence AATTTCCTTAATTATTAGTAGAAAAATACTTATTAGTCTTTTATCATATAATTATTAAGGAAGTGGGTTTATGGTTTCCGAAAAGATTCACTTACGTAATGCTAGAGAAAAAGTTCTTACCCTCTATGACTCAGTGGAAAAAGATAGGTTATCTGTTGTGGGTGATATGGCATTTAAAGTTGCTGAGGAGTCTGTTCATGCCTTTGAAAGTCGTGAAGACCCTTATGCCACTCATCGCAGAAGTGGAACTTTTTATCTGGTCAAAACTCGCTTCAGGGATGATGAGAGGAAATGTTTTCGCCGATTGCACCGTATCTATGAAAGATTAGGTTATGGGGGAAGTAATGGTGACCTTGCACAAGAGGCAGTTTCCTGTATGGAGAAAATTGTAAGAAGGGTGGAGGGAGAACTAGATGTTAAAATCTTACCAGACAAACTTCCTGAAAAAAATCCATGAATTAACCGCCCCTATTCTGGGATTGGAACTCCTTGTAGTTTATGGCAGTTATGTCCGTGGGGAATTAACGCCTAAATCTGATGTGGATTTTTTTGCCCTGTTCCATGACCCTGAAGCTCTGGAAAAAGGGGAGGAAACTCTCTTTGAAATCTTGACGGAGGAATGTGACGGGGAACTGGAACTTCCCGCTTCTTTATATGCAGTTCACGAAGATGAAACTCCAGACAAATCCTTTTTCTATGGTATTTTAACTGAAGGATTTATGATTACCCCTCCCATCTACGACTACTTCACCAAAGTTATGGAACCCACCCCCCGAGTGCTTTACACCTATTCTATGGAAGCCTTACTTCCCAAAAATAAGGTAAAAGTTAACCAGATATTGTATGGTTATTCACAGAAGAAAGGTGATAAAAGATATGACTATGGTGGTCTTTTAAAGCATATTCAGGGCGAAAAAGTACGTTCTGGACTTTTGATTCCACAGGAACATGAGTTGGAAATGGATCGGTTCATGAGGGAAAACAAACTCAGTTTTAAGAAGAGGGTAGTTTTTGTCTGAATTTATTAAAAATAAAATTAATGAAGAGGGCTCTCATTACGTAGTAGCTCATTGGAAGTTAAATTTCATAAATAAGTGTTAAGGAGATGATAAAAATGGCCAAGGAAATCAAACAATTAGTGGTAGGAATAACCCGTGAGGGTGATATAGTGGTTAAGAGTGCCCGGGGCAGAATGTATGCCGTTAAAAAATCAGCCGACCTGGAGTTCGGTTGTGAAGAGCTGTTCAATGATGTGGAAACAGAACTGTACGCTACCATCGATACGGAAGCTGAAACCTGGGAATGTACCTCTATTGAATAGATAAGGGACACCAAAACTTAAAAATAAAGATGGAAAAACCAGGGACATGATGAGAGTGGCGGGAAGACCTGATAATGGAGGTATGAAGCCGGTACCCCTAGAATATCCCCTTGAGGGTGAGTGGATGGTTTTAAACAGTCCTGGTTCTAAAGTTCCCAGTCATGGTACGGATTCTTTTGCCTCGACCTATGCTTTCGACCTCCTGCAGGTGGACTGGACTCAAAAATCAGTTAAATTCCACCGGAAAAGTACCCTGGATCAGATCCTGGGCCGGGTGCATTTAAATGACTGTTACTCCTACGGAAAACCCATTTATGCCCCCATCTCGGGCCGGGTGGTTGCTTCTCGTGATGGATACCCCGAACGGGACCCAGTACAACCCCTCCGTGATATTTCCATTGCCCTGAAGAATGCCTGGTTCTTCGATCCTGGAAAACAGAATATTCAGGACATTGCCGGTAACTTTGTAATAATCCAGGGTGAAGGGGAGTGGGAGGGAGTATGGATCTTCCTGGGGCATATGAAGACGGGTTCGGTAAAAGTCAAAAATGGTGATTTAATAGAATCCGGAGATCTAACCGGGAATATAGGTCATTCTGGTAATTCCACAGCCCCACACCTCCATTTTCAGCTCATGGATGGCCCGGATCCACTCACGGCCCGGGGTCTTCCCTCTTGTTTTAGGGAATATGAATTATATCGTGATCAAACCTGGATTAAGGTAAAAGATGGGATACCCAAGAATAAGGATAGAATCCGTTTTTAAATCATATAACTGTTATTTTTAAAAACTGTTATTTTTATAACCTCTTTTTTTTTAATTTTTTCCCTATTTATAGAATAATCCGGGGTAAAAACCAGATTAATGGGGGGTTTCTTTTTTTTATAGGTAAATAAGTCATTTCTGATACTGGGGAAGAGCACATTCTTTCTTTTCAACTTCCGTTAATTTTATATATCATGATTAATAATGTTAAATTGATCATGTTAATAGGAGAGATGTGTATGCTAAGGCTCAAAAAAATATCTGAAGTTCCCCGAGTGGAAGATGGATTCAGAATCTTAATAGACGAATCCTGGCCGGAAGGATTAACCCGAGAAGAAGCTAAAGTCGATCTATGGCTTAGAGAGATATCCCCTCCCCCAGAGATTGATGAATGGCCAGAGGATGGTCCTTTATTCAATGAAGCAGATCTGGACCAAACAGAAAATCTCAACCAAATCCGGAGAAATACCATGATAAAACTTATCCGGAACACTGAAAAAGAAAAAGGAACTGTGACCTTTTTGTATTCTACTGTGGGGAGCATTAAGCAGTTACAGTTTTAAAAAAACCCTCTCTTTTTTATTCGACGATGCTGGAGGGGTGGTAAGTAGATTACTTATCACTCCCTCTACCTCAAATTCCTTGACCTTACCCATCCATAGTCCCTACTGGAAGTGGGCATTATGGGTGTACGTGAAGGAATACCTAACGGTACAGTGACTAAAAAATTCGTTCTCCTGGACATTGATTACATCACCCGGAACCGGGTACCAGTTATAAGGTTATTCGGCAAAGTCCTGGGAGAAGAAGAAGGCCATATCATAGCGTGGGATAAGAGTTTCAAACCTTACATCTACGTCATTCCAGAAGATATTAAGGTCTGCACCCGGGACTTAAGTGAATTAGGACTTCACTCTGTGGAAAAGGTTTACCAAAAGGATCAGGGGAAAAGGAAAGAGGTCCTGAATGTAACCTTCAAACATCCCCAGGATATTCCTAAATTAAGGGATAGGATCGGGAATTTAAACTCGGTCCAGGAGGTAAGAGAACATGATATTCCTTTTTACCGCAGATATCTTATAGATAAAGGATTATCTCCTTTGAATGCCGTGGAAGTAGAAGGCAAAGTCTTAAAACATGGATCGGCAAAGGGATCACCAACTACACCCCGACCCTGTATTTTACAGGTGAAAAGTCCTCCCACAGTCCTTCCAGAAGCATTTTTACCAGAATTCTCAGTTTTAAGCTTTGATATTGAGGTCTACAATCCCCGGGGCATGCCCCAGGCCGAGCTGGACCCCATCATCATGATCAGTTTCTCCAGTAACAGGGGCCTGCAGAAGGTGATATCCTATAAAAATCTCCCATCTGCATCTCTTCTTCACCCTTCCCCAGATTCTTATCTAGGCCCTCCTGAAGACTTTGTGGAAGTAGTGGCCAATGAGAAAGAATTACTGGAGAAATTTGTGGAAACTGTCCAGTCTGAAAATCCTGATTTTATCATGGGATACAACTCCGATGCCTTTGACCTTCCCTACATAATGGATCGGGCGGCAAAGCTGGGAGTGCCCCTCCACCTGGGAATAGACGGATCAACACCCCGATTCACCCGAATGGGATTTAGTAATGCCACCATGATCCGGGGTAGGGTGCACATTGACCTGTACTCCTATGTCCGCCGTTACCTGCACTTAGAACGCCACACCCTGGAACGGGTTTACCTGGAGCTTTTTGGCCAGGAAAAATACGACCTCCCTGGAGATGAAATCCACCTTTACTGGGATAAAGGTGACCAGAGACTGGAACGTCTCTTCCACTACTCCCTGGACGATGCCGTGGCAGTTACCCAGATCGGAGAGGAGATGTTACCGGTAAGCATGGAACTCACCCGGATCGTGGGCCAACCCCTCTTTGATGTTTCCCGCATGGCCAGCGGGCAGCAGGTGGAATGGTACCTAATCCGGAAATCTTTTGAAACCGGGAATTTAGTACCTAACCGACCTTCACCTGAGGAATTAACCCAGAGGGAAGGTAAGCAAGTGGTGGGGGGCTACGTTAAAGAACCAATAACTGGTCTCCACGAGAATATCGTCTACTTTGATTTTCGGAGCCTGTATCCCAGTATAATAATATCCAAGAACATCTCCCCGGATACCTTCACTCCTGATTATAAGCGGGGAACTTGCCATGTTTGCCCGGAGTATGGGCACAAATTCCACAAGGAACCAGTAGGCTTCATCCCGGCGGCCATGGGTAAAATCTTAAAGGATAGAATAAGAATCAAATCCCGGATGAAACAGTCCAGGGATGATAAAGAACGACAGATACTAAATGCACAGCAGGAAGCATTGAAGAGACTAGCCAACACATTCTATGGATTGTACAACCACAGCACCTTCCGGTGGTACAGTCTGCAATGTTCAGAGTCCATAACCGCCTGGGGGAGAGATTTTCTTAAGAAAACCATGAAAGATGCGGAAAATAATGGTTTTAAACCAGTATACGCTGATACTGATGGGTTTTTTGCCACTTACAACGGGTTCAAAGTGGAAGTCAACTAACTATGATTATCTTAGGGGATTCAACATATCTAGGGTT is from Methanobacterium formicicum and encodes:
- a CDS encoding nucleotidyltransferase domain-containing protein — protein: MLKSYQTNFLKKIHELTAPILGLELLVVYGSYVRGELTPKSDVDFFALFHDPEALEKGEETLFEILTEECDGELELPASLYAVHEDETPDKSFFYGILTEGFMITPPIYDYFTKVMEPTPRVLYTYSMEALLPKNKVKVNQILYGYSQKKGDKRYDYGGLLKHIQGEKVRSGLLIPQEHELEMDRFMRENKLSFKKRVVFV
- a CDS encoding M23 family metallopeptidase, giving the protein MMRVAGRPDNGGMKPVPLEYPLEGEWMVLNSPGSKVPSHGTDSFASTYAFDLLQVDWTQKSVKFHRKSTLDQILGRVHLNDCYSYGKPIYAPISGRVVASRDGYPERDPVQPLRDISIALKNAWFFDPGKQNIQDIAGNFVIIQGEGEWEGVWIFLGHMKTGSVKVKNGDLIESGDLTGNIGHSGNSTAPHLHFQLMDGPDPLTARGLPSCFREYELYRDQTWIKVKDGIPKNKDRIRF
- a CDS encoding DUF488 family protein, coding for MLRLKKISEVPRVEDGFRILIDESWPEGLTREEAKVDLWLREISPPPEIDEWPEDGPLFNEADLDQTENLNQIRRNTMIKLIRNTEKEKGTVTFLYSTVGSIKQLQF
- a CDS encoding DNA-directed DNA polymerase, whose protein sequence is MGVREGIPNGTVTKKFVLLDIDYITRNRVPVIRLFGKVLGEEEGHIIAWDKSFKPYIYVIPEDIKVCTRDLSELGLHSVEKVYQKDQGKRKEVLNVTFKHPQDIPKLRDRIGNLNSVQEVREHDIPFYRRYLIDKGLSPLNAVEVEGKVLKHGSAKGSPTTPRPCILQVKSPPTVLPEAFLPEFSVLSFDIEVYNPRGMPQAELDPIIMISFSSNRGLQKVISYKNLPSASLLHPSPDSYLGPPEDFVEVVANEKELLEKFVETVQSENPDFIMGYNSDAFDLPYIMDRAAKLGVPLHLGIDGSTPRFTRMGFSNATMIRGRVHIDLYSYVRRYLHLERHTLERVYLELFGQEKYDLPGDEIHLYWDKGDQRLERLFHYSLDDAVAVTQIGEEMLPVSMELTRIVGQPLFDVSRMASGQQVEWYLIRKSFETGNLVPNRPSPEELTQREGKQVVGGYVKEPITGLHENIVYFDFRSLYPSIIISKNISPDTFTPDYKRGTCHVCPEYGHKFHKEPVGFIPAAMGKILKDRIRIKSRMKQSRDDKERQILNAQQEALKRLANTFYGLYNHSTFRWYSLQCSESITAWGRDFLKKTMKDAENNGFKPVYADTDGFFATYNGFKVEVN